From Lasioglossum baleicum chromosome 16, iyLasBale1, whole genome shotgun sequence:
ATTCCTCCGGTCACAGCGAGGAtggagccgagcggagccgagtTCTTTCGACGACGAAGGTTTCCGGTTCGGGGGCCCTCGCACTTCGACGTGTTCTGTCGAAATGTCTCTCGAGCAAACAGAAACAGTCGACTGCTCTTTTCACCTTGGCGACAAACGGGACGCGAATTTCCGGCTCGCGACAATGTTGACAATGTTGACAATGTTTAATACCCTGTAGCAAATGGTTCCCGCGAACGAACACGGCCTGCGATACGAATGCTCTTACGACACAACGTATTCGTCCCTGCTCGAGGTCGTTCATTGCGTTCGTTTACGTTCGATGACGGCCACTGTCGTGTTCTGACGGTCCTCTTCGAGTTCCGAGAGGTCCTTCACACCCTCCGGTACCCTCCAAGCGGGATCCTCTTCCGGTTGCTCCCCTTGCGCTTGGTCGAAACAGGAACTCGCCGCTTCCtggtcctcttcttcgtcttgCGACCTCGACGCTGAAGAACGGCTAACCGGCCGGCCGTTCGCTGAACATCTCAATGGCATCGATTCGCGTTTACTCTCGTGGTTCTTCCGCTTTCTGAAACACAGGTCGTCGGGTTTCACGTTAATCCTCGGTGAAGCTGATTTCTTGGGGGTCGGaattagggctgttactttctttcgaaggtcgaagattttgaagcttcgaagcttcgatttcagaaactctGTATTTCGTAGCTACGGTTTCAGAGACTTCCAATTTCAAAGCTTCGATTTCTGAAACTCCGAATTTTGAAGCTTCCAATTTCAAAGCTCCGAATTTCAAAGCTTCCAATTTCAAAGCTCCGAATTTCAAAGCTTcgaatttcagaaacttcgaattaaagcctctttttttattttttacattcgGTGAAAATTCTGtcgttttttattatatttatatttttatttgtcaaaaatcATGACATAACACAAAACTAATTTTGACATCAGGTTCATTATCAGCGACGCGAGAACCCCTACAGTATCAATTTTGAACGAATTTGGAGTACCCCTTCCTATTCTGGCCACTTTTcggcgatttccgaccactaTGCGTCGTGGCGACCTTCGAACGACCTTTGAATTTTTGGGAATAAGGGAGTTACGAAAAGGGCACCGACCTTGGCAGCGTGGGGCAGGACCAGAGCTTGAAGTCGGCGCCGAAGAGCTCGCCCTCCTCGATGGTCTGTGGCAGATGAATGTTGAGAGTCTCCGGAAGGAAGATGGACGTGAGAGCACCGGCGACGCTTAGGGTGCCCATGATGATGAGAGGCAGCACCCTGGAGTAGACCGCCAGATGGACGATGTACGGGAACGCGAGCAAGCCGATGCCCGCGATGAACGAGGCGATGCCCATCGCCTGAGACCTCAGCACCGTTGGCAGCAACTCACCAACGAACACGTAGAACACAGCGAAGGAGGCGGCGATTCCGAATTTACCTATCATCGCCAGGCACACGGTAACCCAGACGGCATCTGCTGCGACAGAGATCAGATTCATTGGTAAACTTGATCGGAGATTGTCGACGGGATAGGAGAGAAAGTGCGCACCTTCGGGGACGAACATGCAGGAGACGCAGGCCACGCCTCCCAGGAGCATGGTCAGACATAGGACCCACCTTCTGCCGAGTCTGTCCATCGCGTACCAGGTGATCACGTATGAGGGTATCTCCACGAGGCCGCCTGCGGGCAAAGGAAACATCAAATGTGTTCGTGGGAACGTGCAGCTTCGCGAGAGACCCGAGCTCCGTCGAAAATTCGGTGATGCCACGCCTCTATCTCTAATGGGAGTTTCTAGGGGCGGGGTTGATGGTTTACAACGCCCATTTCCCGCGCGTGGGCGTTGTCCGACTCGCTCCGACACGCCCAGGTTCCTAGCAGGGGGCTGGTACTTTTCTCTACGCCCATTTCTTGCGCAGACCCCGCCCAGATATTTCCCAAGGAGTCCGAGGCTGAGTTTGCCCTTGGGGGCACTGACTTGCCCACGTTAGAATTAAAGCCACGCCCACATTACATACAGATAGAGTACGAGAGGGAGAAACTTTCGCATTCTTCCAGGATCGATCAATTTTTGACACCCCTAGCGTGTTTTCCATAGGGGTTGGTGTCGCGCGACGCTACGGGGGCAACGCAGTGTAATAGTTGGTCGCGATTGCATCGGCTCGAGTCGAATCGCGTTCGCACACGGACGTTCCGCGTtctccgggcgcattgcgtatGCGGTGCACGCGATCGCATGCTACAAGCCTGGCGTCGAAAACATGTTTACGAGGGAGGCGGAGCGGCGCGGAGCCAAGGTCTCCGCGCGAGAGCCAGCAGCTCTGTTACCAATGAAGAAGGCCAGGTAATCGGAGACGCCGAGGTTCGTGGCGTTGTACGACAGTCCATTGTACACGACCGCGTTCGCCACCCAGTCGAACGCCAGGATGAAGAACTTCTTCCGGATGTTCGGGTTCCGGACAAGGTCCATCGGCGTCGCTGCTGGTGGCGGGGACCTGTCCTCGGCCTGGACGGTCTCGTTCTCGCCGGAATTCGTGCCGTTGCACGAGATACCCTGTCTCCTGAGGATCTCCAGCTGAACAGATCGAGACGGATCAAGGGTGAAGAATGAAGGATCATTACTGAGGACACGGGGACAAGGGTTTTAGCTCTACTTAGCTTGCAGATTCCCTCTTCTAGGTAGACATTACCGAGGTCATGGGAACAGGGAGATGGGGTGCTAGCTCTACTTAGTTTGTAGATACCCTCTTCTAGGCAGTCACTGCCAAGGACATGGGGATAGGGAGCTGGGGTGCTAGTTCTGCTTATCATCCTAGATACCCTCTTCTAGGCAGTCACTGCCAAGGACATGAGGACAAGGAGCTGGGGTGTTAGCTCTGCTTAGCTTGTAGATACCCTCTTCTAGACACTCATTGCCAAGTAAATGGGGACAGGGAGCTGTGGTGCTAGCTCTGCTTAGTTTCTAGATACCCACTTCCAGGCAGTCACTGTCAAGAACATGGGGACAAGGAGCTGAGGTGCTAGCTCTGCTTATCATCCTAGATACCCTATTCTAGGTAGTCATTGCAGGACAGGGAGTTGGGCTGCTAGCTTTAGCTTGTAGATACCCTCTTCTAGGCAGTCATTATCAAGGACATGGGGACAGGGAGCTGGGGTGAAGGCTCTGCTTGGCTTGTAGATACTCTCTTCAGGGAAACTTCTAGATTAGGGGTTGAAGAAAGGTCTCACACATAACCCCTATACTAAATTGTTCACAATAATTCATTAATGCTGTTTCCAGATGCAATGCTGCTCGATAATTTACGATCTCCGGCGGTACACGTGTGCTGTCATTACACGGCGACGCGTCCAGCATCGCAATCGGTAATCAATTTATCTCATTGTCAGTGACATAATTCATCGCGGAAGTGTAGCGCACATTTGTTCATCGATCGGAGGAACATGCAAgatgacagcggattttattgaTCGGAGAAATGGTAGGTGCAATTCGATGTGGTATAAAGATTATCTTCAACTTGGACTTTAATTGTATGTTTACCTCCATTTTCCTGAGGAAATTGCTGGGCACCGTCTTCCCGTTGATCTTCGCCATCCGCTGCACGATCACCTCCGCCTCGTCGATCCTGTTCTTGCTGAGCAACCACCGAGGCGATTCCGGAATGATCCAGTAGTAGCTGAAGAGAAGAACGAATGGGACCGAGGTCGCCAGCGACAGGGCGAACCAGTGTCTCAGCAAGTAACCCTGCGGACAGAAATCCTCGTTTCGAGAGCACGCTTCATTGATCCCCGATCGAAGGGGAAGCCTTGATTACCAGTAGGGCTAGCAGAGACATGGCCGATGCGAAGAACATGCAGATCACCATGCCGGCGAACGTTCTGTACCTAGGGCCCATCATCTCCAACGCTGAAACAAAACGGGCCCATTCTAACCACTATCCTTAGCTGATTTCCTTCGAGAATGGAACATCAGTGGCAACAAGAACTTTAGGCTGACTTCAGGCAGTTGAATTGATGTTGGTTGAGTGTTTGCTCACCTAGTATGAAGGGTATCTGGTAGAGAGCGGGGAAGAAGAGACCGTTGATGGTCCTCATCGCAGTGTAGATGACGTAGTTCGGACTGAAGCTGGTGGCAATGGAGAATATCACCTCGAGGAAGAGTATCGCGAAGAACGCGGTCCTTCGGCCCCATTTGTCGGCGATCCAGCCGAACACCACGTTCCCGAAGAGGCTGCCGACGTAGAAGAAAGTCGTAGAGGTGGAAGGCCACCAGCTGTTGTCGCATACCAAGTCTAGCTATGTGGATGCAGAATGCCATTAAAACGCTAGATCTCGCGCCCGTTACCGATCTCGACGCGGGAACGTCGCACGATATTTTCCGCGGACGCGGCGCGCGTATTGGAAACGAGGTCGGAGCGTAAACGACCCGATGAAACGAGATCAGCGAGATTATGGGCAGCTCATGTGGAAACGATGATGCCGGGCATCATTTGCGAGCGGCATCGCGGCGAAGTCATTGCTCCGTTAGTTGTACATTGTTAATTACGAACTGAACGGTTTCGGGGTTGCTAGACTACGGGGTTGCTAGACTACGGGGTTGCTAAACTACGGGGTTGCTAAATTACGGGGTTGCTAAACTACGAGGTTGTTAATCTACGGGGTTGCTAAATTACGGGGTTGCTAAACTACGAGGTTGTTAATCTACAGGGTTGTTAATCCAAGAAATTGCAACTTGGCTGGTTAATTTCGAATGTCTCGTGGACACACCCTCGGTTAGAAAGTTAATGTTAAgttcgaatttttatttattaaaccgAGTTCGACACGCCCGATCAAATGAATAGAGAATAGAGACTCGAATTACGTATttctgtaattttaattttcaatgaaCGCAGACTTAAAATTACAGAAATACACAATTTGACAAAGGTTAGCATTGAAATTgttattgatatattattttGATCTTGTATGAGGAGCTTAGCTAACTAATCGTAAGTTGTATCGGTAGAATGCACAAAGAAGCACGAAAGTATCATATTCTGCAGAAGACCCTAAAATAGTTACAGTGTTCTGCTCAATGTACGTGGCAGTGGGTGATCTACATTCTTTCGAGACTGTTTGTTCTTCCCGGTGCATTCAGGCCAATAATCCTCCGTAGATCAGTTACATCTGGAACCAATATTTGCCTCTCGTCGCGTctctcgcgataacgaacacgcgATGGAACCGTCCCAGAACAGTTTCGGATTAGATCCACGTGCAAATTTTTACCGATAACCGAGTTCTGAAGGTGGAGAACGATTGAACGATATCGCGAGAACATTCTCGTCCTCTCGTCTGGCTACCAAGATGGCGGCCGGATCCTCGAGAGGCTTGGACTTTGGAGTCGAACTCGAATTCGATCCTCGCGTACACGCTACCGTCGTCGACGGCGGCAGAATTTCATTAATCGAATGACGCGTGTACGGGGCAAGTACGTGCTTGGCGCGCAAACGCGCGCGACGTCCACTCTACGGCGAGTAGATTGCGCTCACGTACGCCACTGGGACGATGGATGATGCCGTAGTGATTCCCACGTCACGTCATCGAGCGCCGCTTTTTAACCAGCTAGCTCGCTGCCCCGGCTTTTCCGAAGCCGGGACCTGAAGTCCGCGCTCTTCAATGATCATACAGTCCTGTTGTACGTCGACCCTATGTGGTCCACAATGATCCCTATTGTTTTATCCCCTCTGGCCTAGGCGAAGAGCATATCTACTGCCCAgagaacgaaagaaaactagcgggaagggaacggggcaagaggaacgcaaagaCAATCTGAATGGTCAGGCTTCGTTCCCTTCCGCtagttttctttctttctctggatGATACTTTGTGGTCTGTAATGATCCCTTTTGGATTTTGGAATTGCAAAAATATCTCTGCTGGCCTAGGTGAAGAGTATACTTCAGGATTGGAAGAGGACATCTACACACTTCCTCTCACACATCAGTGTGGGAATAGTCTCCTGATTGCCATTGCAGGACTCACAATCCCTGGCTACTTGTCATTTAGCTATCGAGCTGTACCAGAGCTTGCCACATAAAATTTCTGGTACCCTAGGTGAAAAGTATGCTTCAGGATTGGAAAAGGACATCTTCTACACAATTCCTCTCACACATCAGTGCAAGAATCGTTTCCTAATTGACATTGCGAGTCTCACAATCCCTGGCTGCTTGTCATTTAGCTACCGCGGCGTGCCAGAGCTTGCCACAACAAATCTCTCGTACCCTAGTTGAAGAGTACACTTCAGGATTGGAAGAGGACATCTTCTACACACCTCCTCTCTCACATCAGTGCAGGAGTCGTCTCCTAATTGACATTGCGAGTGTCACAATCCCTGGCTACTTGTCAATTAGCTTCCGTGTTGTACCAGAGCTTGCTACAACAAATCTGTGGTATCATAGTTGAAGAGTATACTTCAGGTTTCGAAGAGGACATTTCCTACACATCTCCTCTCACACCATTAGTGCTAGAATCGTTTCCTAATCGACATTGCGAGTCTCACAAGCCACTTCTGACTCGAAGAGCGTTCGCTACAAGCATGCTAGCGTAAACATCGTGTCGATCTTTCTTAAGATCGACCGTTGAACATCGATCCTGGCCGTTCGTTCGCATCATTGCGCCCCACGCATGGCTTCCGGTGGTTTGTCCGGCGAGGAACGTTTAACTGGCGGGTTCGCGAGGCTCCGCTCCGGCCTGGAAGAGCGTCGGTAAACACGCGCGGAGCGCAAACGAACTGTTTCATCGAGCACCGATGATCGAGCAAATAATCGAGGCAGCGCGGGTCGCGGGGCGGGCCGAGCGCTCTCGTGGGCGttcgtgaacacgaagtttgaTTTAAGCTAATTGCCACTCACGGACTTTTGATGTCTGCGTGAAACGCAAAAGGTAAATTGCATGGAAATACGGGAGCCGCGCACCGCGATATGCCAGCGCGTTATTGTCAAGGGCAGCCTGTGGACAAGCGCGCCCGCAGGACGTTAACGACGCGTGCAGATTTTATCACCCTGACACAGTTCGAAAACGATCTATTGATATGACCGCGGTTAGGTTGGTGCGTCCACGTCGAGCCGTTTCACCAGATAGACCCGCGAAAGCCCGTTCTCGGCGgtgttcttctttctttctcacTCTTGAGACTCTTTAGACCGGATATCCGGCTGCGACTTCCGCGCAACTCGGCTGTTTCACCACCGTTTTCGGCCCGCCATTTGTCACCATGACTCGGCGAAAGCAGGTAGTCGTTGGCCCGAGTCGGCGTCAATTGGAACAGATCGTAGAACGCGGTCTTCAAGGTCGAATATGTTCGATGCCCTCTTCGTCGCCGCGATTGGATGACAGCGTATGGTCGCCATTggtgcaaatcaatttttcaaagcgACTTTTCAAAGCGAtttttcaaatcaatttttcaaatcaatTTATCAAATCAATTTATCAAATCTATTTCTCAAATCAATTTATCAAATCAATTtgtcaaatcaatttttcaaagcgATTTTGCCAATCAATTTctcaaatcaatttttcaaaccaatttGTCAAATCAATTTGTCAAATCAAGTTGTCAAATCAAGTTTTCAAATCAAGTTTTCAAATAAAGTTTTCAAATAAAGTTTTCAAATAAAGTTTTCAAATCAAGTtttcaaatcattttttcaaatcattttttcaaatccATTTTCCAAatcatttattcatgaaaagtCGTACAAGAACGAGTATGTTGACAGAAGTGAAAACTGAAGAGTCACGGTCGGAAGATAAGCGCTTGTTACACGAATGGTGCCAGTTAATTAGATTTTCGTAAGGACTGGGTCGTGCGTCAGAACGACGATTTgcgacgatcggtggttcccgTCCCGACGTTACTGAACGAACGGGGACGGGTCATTGTCTTGCGGCGGCGCTCTGCGCGAACGTGCAACGCCAAGCTTCCGCTCTGCTTCCTATCCCAAGTCATCTCGATTCTCGTTTCAGAGCGGTCGAGACCCCCGCGCTAGACACAACGGACAACGAACGCTCTTTGCTCCGGAGATGCTCTGGATTGCTCCCTGAGCTGCTCTGGGGCAAACGATGTTCGACGAAAGAGTTAGAATGAGGAAAGTCCTTCCTGTTCTGGACAATTTTTCCTGGGAGCCGAAGTTGCCCTAGCTCTGTGCTGCACGGAGCAATCGAACTATTATACAATCATTATTTTGAATAGAATAGAATGCTGTAAACCCAAGCATTGGAGAAATACTGGTGTAGAATGTCTTGAGTGGGCGTGGTTTAATGGCCCTCGACGTTGACAGGGCCAAAAGTGTcttgttaaaaaatttaattctgtCAACTCTGTCAAAAGTTCGAGAGATTGCAGAGACTGGAAAGAGGTCAGTGCCCCATAGGGCAACAGAGCCCACGGTAGTCTCAGATTAGATATCCAGTAAAAATTAGAAGTCCAAAAGATCGCGAACAGAATGAGACTAATTCATTCGAATAACCAGATCCTAATCTCTGAAGACTGTGTTTAGCCCTTGGGGGCAGTAGGTCTGCTCCGAGAGCAAAACCCCGAATCACAGATACAGAACATGAACAAGAGAACATTGTAGCGAATATTGTCTTGCGTCGGGTTCCGGTGGCCCCGATTCCGAAGGAGCCAGGCCAGTGCCCCACAGGGCAACGGGGCCCACGGTAATCTCAGATTAGATATCCAGTAAAAATTAGAAGTCCAAAAGATCGCGAACAGAATGAGACTAATTCTTTCAAATAGCCAAATCCTAATCTCTGAAGACTGTGTTTAGCCCTTGGGGGCAGTAGGTCTGCTCCGAGAGCAAAACCCCGAATCACAGATACAGAACATGAACAAGAGAACATTGTAGCGAATATTGTCTTGCGTCGGGTTCCGGTGGCCCCGATTCCGAAGGAGCCAGGCCAGTGCCCCGCGGGGCAATCAGAGAACTGATACCTGGGTGGTAGGAAGGAGAGAGCGGGCAGAGCGAAGCGTCAGAGCGGCGTGCTGACTCGATCGGGGATGAGAGAAAGCCGCGACGAAGCTTGAACGGAAAACGGAAGAACAGGATTTGCCTCGATGGCTCCGTGCGTCACGCGTCTGCGTAAATCCGGAGCGTGTAAATACAAGGGCCGCGCACACCCTCGAGAGCCGCTGATGGACCCGGTGATCAGCGGCGAGCGACCCGTTGGAGGGAGAACGAGAACACGGGGCGAAAGGGGAATAACGATGGTACACGGTACTAcccgaggaagagagagagagagaggaggggaaAGATTAGAAGAAGGGGAAGATTAGGAGAGGAGAAACAGCTGGTAGAGTGGGGAGTAGAGAGAAAGGGATGGAAAAATCGAGAGATGGATTTTTCGCCAGATTTGTTGCCCCCACGATTCGGGCGGTGCGCGGACTGTTACTCCAGGCCCGAGAGGAGCCCGAGAAGAACCGGAGGGCGGAGAGGCAGGGCAGCAGCAGGGAATCGAACTCGGTCGAGCCGGTTGTTGTGCGTCACGACAGAAATGCGGACGCGAGCGACAAGCTGGTAAGCTGGCACGCTCGCGCGGCGGACATATACCCTTCGTAGGAGCACAGAGTAGAGCCGGTAGTTTGTACGAGGCGTTTGATGCGACAGATCGCATGACCGGATGCGGGGGTAGGTAAATTGGTCGGCAATTGCTGACGCCACCACGGAGCCGCAAACTATCGGCCAGTCGCTTGTCAAGGCACGATCTTGGTCACCTGGCCGTCCAAACCGGCCTCACCTTCGCTCGACAACCAACCATACCCTAACGGGACCAGTCGGTGTATGGATGCATCATGTCCTTTTCTATCTGAGACTTGCAGCCTCGACTCTGCTGCAGCTCAAGTGGATACTTGCATGCGAGATCTTAGGGAGATCGTACCAGAGatccatatacatatgtagatcaTCAATTTCtattaacccttcgcagtcGGAGCGATTTTAACTTgaacattaaacatttcttccgactaaAAATAAtatgatttctttcattttgtggATATCGAATTGATAGAACACCACGTACTATACCTAAATATGTAGTAATTGATTTTAGATTccaacatgtttaataatgtaaacaatgttgtgaataatggtacagcaatttttagtgctgactctgagtcacccctcgactgctaagggttgagATTGTTAAATCCATATATTCGATCATCAAATTCTTAGAGAATTGAGAccaacaatttctattttgcatgaagTTCATTAATGGCCAATCAGATTCGGAATCGTTCCAGGTGCCATTCTCCCAGCCACGGCACTCATACGGAGTCCATATATCCGAtcataaaattgttaaagaacTGAGACTAACagtttctattttgcatgaagTTCATTAATGATCAATTAGATTCGAACTCCTTCCAGGTGCCATTTTCCCAGCCACGAAGTATGAGATCGTTCGGATGGCTAGTGTTCCTTCTTCCTTGACTGACTATTTCCGTACGACGGAATTGACTAGTTGAAGAGAGGCTTCTTGCACCTAGATCCTCGACCCCGCGAGTTACGATCCTCGTGTTGCGACAACAGCTACCCGCGTTGTCTAATTGCGGCAATTTAATAACGCGTTAACGGACccgagagcgagcgagcgagcaaagcgactGATGCAGAGCT
This genomic window contains:
- the LOC143217137 gene encoding organic cation transporter 1, yielding MSSIDFDEVLLHVGEKGKYQNIMYYLLCIPATLPAAFLAFSQVFVSASPDHWCRVPELDNMTELLTLDERKELSLPHEVRTDGKLKYSKCSMYDVNYTAIIETWLGRGNLENATVDTEYRSRSRLPSPPVGNPKWPVSTCRHGWIYDNRDYDSTLVTELDLVCDNSWWPSTSTTFFYVGSLFGNVVFGWIADKWGRRTAFFAILFLEVIFSIATSFSPNYVIYTAMRTINGLFFPALYQIPFILALEMMGPRYRTFAGMVICMFFASAMSLLALLGYLLRHWFALSLATSVPFVLLFSYYWIIPESPRWLLSKNRIDEAEVIVQRMAKINGKTVPSNFLRKMELEILRRQGISCNGTNSGENETVQAEDRSPPPAATPMDLVRNPNIRKKFFILAFDWVANAVVYNGLSYNATNLGVSDYLAFFIGGLVEIPSYVITWYAMDRLGRRWVLCLTMLLGGVACVSCMFVPEDAVWVTVCLAMIGKFGIAASFAVFYVFVGELLPTVLRSQAMGIASFIAGIGLLAFPYIVHLAVYSRVLPLIIMGTLSVAGALTSIFLPETLNIHLPQTIEEGELFGADFKLWSCPTLPRKRKNHESKRESMPLRCSANGRPVSRSSASRSQDEEEDQEAASSCFDQAQGEQPEEDPAWRVPEGVKDLSELEEDRQNTTVAVIERKRTQ